One Exiguobacterium acetylicum DNA segment encodes these proteins:
- a CDS encoding glycoside hydrolase family 65 protein has product MNYTTGTGELQEWLVAEEGFRTSWLGKGETVFSLGNGYMGLRSVTEEHYANEQRNLFVAGTFNKFAQNEVTELPNAADILWMEFTLDGVRFDLTQGTILAYGRTLNLKHAELVREVTWQSPDGKVYDLVFRRFVSMADLHVIVQRVSITPRQDSTLAMTSGINGQMTNSGVQHFLEGDKRLYDGRLMQQLQTTTESGIDFAFHSVHRFSQDGQFEPKSIIKMDRRQIFFDYSDIRIPTEKTLTIEKYSTVFTSRDNDVMIETREELANLALNATREIEARGYEELFDDHVKAWDELVWSHAPITVESESMFDQLAVRFAQYHLAVMTPKHDNRMNVAAKGLSGEGYKGHTFWDTEIFILPYYTYTNPKIARSLLEYRYLSLPGAHQKAKENGYEGAMFPWESAWLDDGEVTPVWGAADIVTGEATKIWSGFIEQHITSDIAFAAWQYYHVTGDQDFMDRFGYELLIDTAKFWASRLEWNEENGRYEINQVVGPDEYKEHVDNNAFTNYTAHWNIQTAIQYIELLRSEKPELYGQLDEKLELDKAQERFRHVLELIYLPQVREDGVLPQDDTYLEKEIIDLTKYKNQQNVGSMFYDYNLEQVNEIQVSKQADVMILMYLLEDLFTADVKRANWEYYEPKTLHDSSLSLSTHSVLASDLGNQELAYDLFRRASEIDLGPNMKTSDAGIHAASLGGIWQAVVNGFGGVRMTGGKLRISPMLPKAWSSLNFSINWKNETLDVHASRNQVIITRRTPTLEPLVVEVYGESREIEETFTSEVLSV; this is encoded by the coding sequence ATGAACTATACGACTGGTACTGGAGAGCTACAGGAATGGCTCGTCGCAGAAGAGGGGTTCCGCACGAGTTGGCTTGGTAAGGGGGAGACGGTTTTCTCGCTCGGAAACGGCTACATGGGACTTCGTTCAGTGACGGAGGAACACTATGCCAATGAGCAGCGGAATCTTTTTGTTGCGGGTACGTTCAATAAGTTCGCCCAGAATGAAGTGACAGAACTTCCGAATGCGGCGGATATATTGTGGATGGAGTTCACGTTGGACGGCGTTCGATTCGACCTGACACAAGGGACTATCCTCGCGTACGGCCGTACATTGAACTTGAAACATGCCGAACTCGTACGGGAAGTGACATGGCAGAGTCCTGACGGGAAGGTCTATGATCTGGTTTTCCGTCGCTTCGTATCGATGGCTGACCTACATGTCATCGTCCAACGTGTCAGCATCACCCCTAGACAAGACAGCACATTGGCGATGACATCCGGCATCAACGGACAGATGACGAACAGTGGTGTCCAACACTTCTTGGAAGGTGATAAGCGTCTCTATGACGGACGACTCATGCAACAGTTACAGACGACGACGGAATCTGGTATCGATTTTGCGTTCCATAGCGTCCATCGTTTCAGTCAAGATGGCCAGTTCGAACCGAAATCCATCATCAAGATGGATCGTCGTCAAATCTTCTTCGATTATTCGGACATCCGTATCCCGACCGAGAAGACCCTGACGATCGAGAAATATTCGACCGTCTTCACTTCTCGCGATAACGATGTAATGATTGAGACGAGAGAAGAACTGGCTAACCTCGCACTGAACGCGACACGTGAGATCGAAGCTAGAGGATATGAAGAGTTGTTCGACGATCATGTCAAGGCATGGGACGAACTGGTCTGGTCGCATGCGCCGATCACGGTCGAGTCCGAATCCATGTTCGATCAGCTGGCCGTCCGTTTCGCACAGTATCATCTAGCCGTCATGACGCCGAAACACGATAACCGGATGAACGTCGCGGCAAAAGGATTGTCAGGTGAAGGCTACAAGGGCCATACGTTCTGGGATACAGAAATCTTCATCCTGCCTTATTACACGTATACGAATCCGAAAATCGCACGTAGCCTACTCGAATATCGTTACCTGTCCTTGCCAGGAGCACACCAGAAGGCGAAGGAGAACGGATACGAGGGAGCCATGTTCCCGTGGGAATCGGCATGGCTCGATGACGGCGAAGTGACACCTGTCTGGGGAGCTGCTGACATCGTGACGGGTGAAGCGACCAAGATTTGGTCAGGGTTCATCGAACAGCACATCACGTCCGATATCGCATTCGCAGCATGGCAATATTATCACGTCACGGGCGACCAAGATTTCATGGATCGCTTCGGATACGAATTGCTCATCGATACAGCAAAGTTCTGGGCGAGTCGACTCGAATGGAATGAAGAAAACGGACGGTATGAGATCAATCAGGTCGTCGGCCCGGATGAGTACAAGGAACACGTCGATAACAATGCGTTCACGAACTACACGGCGCATTGGAACATCCAGACGGCGATCCAATATATAGAGTTACTCCGTAGCGAGAAGCCTGAACTGTATGGGCAGTTGGACGAGAAGCTTGAACTAGATAAGGCTCAGGAGCGTTTCCGCCACGTGCTCGAGTTGATCTACTTGCCACAAGTCCGTGAGGATGGCGTCTTGCCACAGGACGATACGTATCTGGAGAAAGAGATCATCGACCTGACGAAGTATAAGAATCAGCAGAACGTCGGTTCGATGTTCTATGACTACAACCTGGAACAAGTGAACGAGATCCAAGTCTCGAAACAGGCAGACGTCATGATTTTGATGTATTTGCTCGAGGACCTGTTCACGGCTGACGTCAAGCGTGCCAACTGGGAGTATTATGAGCCGAAGACCTTACACGATTCGTCACTCTCCCTTTCGACGCACAGCGTGCTTGCATCGGATCTCGGTAATCAAGAACTTGCGTACGACTTGTTCCGCCGCGCATCGGAGATCGACCTCGGACCGAACATGAAGACGTCGGACGCCGGGATCCACGCGGCATCGCTTGGCGGCATCTGGCAAGCAGTCGTCAATGGTTTCGGTGGTGTCCGGATGACCGGTGGCAAGTTGCGTATCTCACCGATGTTACCGAAGGCATGGAGTAGTCTCAACTTTTCGATAAACTGGAAGAATGAGACGCTCGACGTCCATGCATCCCGAAATCAAGTCATCATCACGCGACGGACACCTACGCTCGAGCCACTCGTCGTCGAGGTCTACGGAGAATCCCGTGAAATCGAAGAGACGTTCACGAGTGAAGTCTTGTCCGTATGA
- a CDS encoding glycoside hydrolase family 32 protein encodes MSYRPHYHFAPPFGWMNDPNGLCQLDGVYHMFYQYHPFGVEWDDMHWGHATSTDLIHWENKPIALRPDQDYDRDGVFSGSALVKDGVLHLFYTGNTWLDEKKEALHQVQCLATSVDGKVFKKDDRNPLISEIPRHGSAHVRDPKVWEKDGRFYMILGTRDEADGKVVLYASDDALHWTERGVIAGETGRHGWMWECPDIFSLDGQDILLLSPQGMEPDDDRYHNLHQCGYFIGTLDLDAPSFNHGAFTELDYGHDFYAAQTFCDERGRRILIGWNAMWESDCPEKTEGWANQMTLPRELSLKDGYLYLNPIEEIDGLRKTSLPLRDSDFSGVAFELSFETDGDFQFDCFGEGAVFSKKGNVLALSRSHYSSDVRRLEADAISFRIFVDRSSIEVFINEGQFVFSSRVYGKDSTEHRLSGNVINPMLHRF; translated from the coding sequence ATGAGCTACCGTCCGCACTATCATTTCGCCCCGCCATTCGGTTGGATGAACGATCCGAATGGGCTATGTCAATTGGACGGCGTCTATCATATGTTCTATCAGTATCATCCGTTCGGTGTCGAATGGGATGACATGCACTGGGGACATGCTACATCGACCGACCTCATCCATTGGGAGAACAAACCGATCGCTTTGCGTCCGGATCAGGACTATGACCGCGACGGTGTCTTCTCCGGTAGTGCGTTGGTGAAGGACGGTGTCCTACATCTCTTCTATACAGGCAACACTTGGCTTGATGAGAAGAAAGAGGCGCTACATCAAGTGCAGTGCCTCGCGACATCCGTGGATGGAAAGGTGTTCAAAAAAGATGATAGGAATCCTCTCATCTCCGAAATCCCACGACACGGGAGTGCGCATGTCCGGGATCCGAAGGTATGGGAGAAGGATGGACGCTTCTATATGATACTCGGCACACGGGATGAAGCTGACGGAAAGGTCGTCCTGTACGCGTCCGATGATGCCCTACACTGGACCGAACGCGGCGTCATCGCCGGCGAGACTGGACGTCACGGTTGGATGTGGGAGTGTCCTGACATATTCTCGCTCGACGGTCAAGATATCTTGTTGCTCTCACCGCAAGGCATGGAGCCTGACGATGACCGATATCATAACCTTCATCAATGTGGATATTTCATAGGGACGCTTGATCTCGATGCACCTAGTTTCAATCATGGCGCATTCACTGAGCTCGACTATGGACATGATTTCTATGCTGCGCAGACATTTTGTGATGAGCGCGGACGACGGATTTTGATAGGATGGAACGCGATGTGGGAAAGCGACTGCCCAGAGAAAACCGAAGGATGGGCAAACCAAATGACACTCCCACGCGAACTATCACTTAAAGATGGGTATCTATACTTGAATCCTATCGAAGAAATAGATGGATTGCGAAAAACGAGCCTACCTTTGAGAGATTCAGATTTTTCTGGAGTGGCATTCGAGCTTTCTTTTGAGACAGATGGCGATTTTCAGTTCGACTGTTTCGGGGAAGGGGCAGTCTTTTCGAAGAAAGGTAATGTACTAGCATTATCTCGTTCTCATTATTCTTCAGATGTACGTCGTCTTGAGGCAGACGCAATATCATTTCGAATCTTCGTCGATCGCTCCTCTATCGAAGTGTTCATTAATGAAGGTCAGTTTGTCTTCTCAAGCAGAGTGTATGGGAAAGATTCTACCGAACATCGACTATCAGGTAATGTCATCAATCCGATGCTACATCGTTTTTAA
- a CDS encoding DUF1189 domain-containing protein — MEQMMASLGFQFEKVQAWRRQSIWKSIFYVLIAVLVANALVFGLKWVNQSSISVTDLPAFAVTKQGIRYEKPFSFDLETLDLTVMVGKERKTNASQTLLLADAGWELKRSGVSTESREYSSLLRFLGKSELTNRDVATILEDLKWFYPLYIYGAIMIDIVIHLVVISLLALAGLSFRRFVPIRYKEAWTITAYGITAPLVVRTAITLLPITVPMLSVLYWATVGIFAFMTIRKIGDE, encoded by the coding sequence ATGGAGCAAATGATGGCTAGTCTAGGGTTTCAATTCGAAAAAGTCCAAGCATGGAGACGACAATCGATTTGGAAATCCATTTTCTACGTGCTTATCGCGGTATTAGTGGCAAACGCACTCGTATTCGGCCTGAAATGGGTCAACCAATCGAGCATATCCGTAACAGACTTACCTGCATTCGCAGTGACGAAGCAAGGAATCCGTTACGAAAAGCCGTTCAGCTTTGACTTGGAGACATTGGACCTGACGGTGATGGTAGGGAAGGAACGGAAGACGAACGCTTCGCAAACCCTCTTGCTCGCTGATGCGGGATGGGAGTTGAAGAGGAGTGGGGTTTCGACGGAATCGAGAGAATATAGTAGCTTGCTTCGTTTTCTGGGGAAATCTGAATTGACGAATCGAGATGTAGCGACGATCCTTGAAGATTTGAAGTGGTTCTATCCGCTTTATATCTACGGTGCCATTATGATCGACATCGTGATCCACCTTGTCGTCATCTCGCTTCTAGCACTCGCCGGTCTTAGCTTCCGTCGATTCGTCCCGATTCGATACAAAGAAGCATGGACGATAACGGCATATGGCATCACGGCACCATTGGTCGTGCGCACGGCCATCACGTTGCTACCGATCACCGTCCCCATGCTATCCGTCTTATACTGGGCGACTGTCGGCATCTTCGCCTTCATGACGATACGAAAAATCGGCGATGAGTGA
- a CDS encoding VirD4-like conjugal transfer protein, CD1115 family gives MINFSLRSLATSAWLWRCLAFLIALPIVLFLVLNVAFQFLQQTIHNLFQDGKLTTGSPLQYESSWWTTLAWSTSLAFVLFGVCFLLGGFLLLKYWLNFRDLKAAQKGSARFTTFQELKQQYRDVPDRKETYIGSGGVPVGRYRDRLYIDDSAVNNLVIGTTRSGKGETFVFSTIDLYSRAERQASLIINDPKGELFAASKETLEARGYQVEVLNLMNPSQSMSYNLLQLTIDAYLDENYSLAQQYARSVAYMLYHDPKAKDPFWSNSSTDLCTALILGLCEQAKHESEKITMYNVALMLSDLGSRTVTDDMGQEQSALDAFFAAFPENHPARMQYATLHFSGGQTRASILANTNAKLGIFTLDATARLTAQNSLDMKLIGFNRWIRGRALPLSRLTFYFPSGEQLALTTDDDGSFVLHHEETIDVGSTITVESEGQKYTVTLSGWKDEANGIFDGTIDAPIDIREIRQHPRPVAVFLIVPDYDPTLNVIASLYVKQVYTSLARVASQATSGRCERQVIFLLDEFGNMPAIEGMANIITVCLGRNIRFNLVIQSYAQLENLYGEDWKTIDGNCGNTHYLLTADESTAELISKKLGEQTIVTKSRSGQTFSLSKSKTESVDGRRLLTATEVMGLKEGEMLIIRVIKRQDKQKKRIQSYPLFLTGRTAMKYRYEYLADDFNTECSINDLVIPCAHAHLDLNTLRIPFQLGPSVASKHVDADEETSDTTEWRVCEVLQPKILRSIFETTEYDTLSITAFEQGIMDKTIPVTDNQRHFLKTIISKRLEKLRHGV, from the coding sequence ATGATAAACTTCTCACTTCGTTCCCTCGCTACCTCCGCTTGGCTGTGGCGATGCCTTGCCTTTTTGATCGCTTTACCCATTGTATTGTTCTTAGTACTCAATGTTGCGTTTCAGTTCCTGCAGCAGACGATCCACAATCTCTTCCAAGACGGGAAGTTGACGACCGGTTCCCCGCTTCAATACGAATCTAGTTGGTGGACGACGCTTGCCTGGTCGACCTCCCTCGCGTTCGTATTGTTCGGTGTCTGCTTCCTCCTAGGAGGGTTTCTCTTATTGAAGTATTGGCTTAATTTCCGTGATCTCAAGGCAGCACAGAAAGGAAGTGCCCGATTTACAACGTTCCAAGAGCTGAAACAGCAGTATCGGGATGTGCCAGACCGTAAAGAGACGTACATCGGATCCGGTGGCGTCCCGGTCGGCCGTTATCGCGATCGTCTCTACATCGATGACAGTGCCGTCAACAACCTCGTCATCGGGACAACCCGGTCCGGGAAAGGTGAGACGTTCGTCTTCTCGACCATCGATCTCTACAGCCGTGCCGAACGTCAAGCAAGCCTGATCATCAATGATCCAAAAGGCGAGCTGTTCGCCGCCTCCAAAGAAACGCTCGAGGCACGTGGGTATCAAGTCGAAGTGCTAAACTTGATGAACCCGTCCCAATCGATGTCTTATAACCTGTTGCAGCTGACGATCGACGCTTATCTGGACGAAAACTACTCCCTCGCCCAACAGTATGCCCGTTCGGTCGCCTACATGCTCTACCATGATCCGAAAGCGAAGGATCCGTTTTGGAGTAACTCCTCGACGGATCTCTGTACCGCCTTGATTCTCGGGTTATGCGAACAAGCGAAACACGAATCGGAGAAGATCACGATGTATAACGTCGCCCTGATGCTGTCTGATCTCGGCTCGCGAACGGTCACCGATGACATGGGACAGGAACAATCCGCACTCGACGCCTTCTTCGCGGCGTTTCCAGAGAATCATCCGGCACGCATGCAGTATGCGACGCTTCATTTCTCCGGCGGCCAGACCCGCGCCAGTATCCTGGCGAATACGAACGCCAAGCTCGGCATCTTCACCCTTGATGCAACCGCACGACTGACGGCACAGAACTCGCTCGACATGAAACTGATTGGCTTCAATCGCTGGATCCGTGGACGTGCGCTCCCCTTGTCACGACTGACCTTCTATTTTCCGAGCGGGGAACAGCTTGCCTTGACGACGGACGACGATGGGAGTTTCGTGTTGCATCACGAAGAAACAATCGATGTCGGATCTACCATCACAGTGGAAAGTGAAGGACAAAAGTACACCGTGACGCTCTCGGGTTGGAAGGACGAGGCGAATGGGATCTTCGACGGAACGATTGATGCTCCGATCGATATCCGGGAGATTCGCCAGCACCCGCGCCCGGTTGCTGTGTTCCTGATCGTTCCGGACTATGATCCGACGTTGAACGTCATCGCCTCACTGTACGTCAAACAAGTCTATACCTCACTGGCTCGCGTTGCCTCACAAGCAACGAGCGGACGCTGTGAACGCCAGGTCATCTTCCTCCTCGACGAGTTCGGGAACATGCCAGCCATCGAAGGAATGGCAAACATCATCACCGTCTGTCTCGGTCGGAACATTCGTTTCAACCTCGTGATCCAGTCCTACGCCCAACTCGAGAACCTTTACGGGGAGGATTGGAAGACAATCGACGGGAACTGCGGGAATACGCACTATTTACTGACGGCAGACGAATCGACGGCGGAATTGATCTCGAAGAAGCTCGGCGAACAGACGATCGTCACGAAGTCGCGTTCCGGACAGACCTTTTCACTCTCGAAATCGAAGACGGAGAGTGTCGATGGTCGCCGCTTGCTGACGGCAACAGAAGTGATGGGATTGAAGGAAGGCGAGATGCTGATCATCCGTGTCATCAAACGACAAGATAAACAAAAGAAACGGATTCAGTCCTATCCCCTCTTCCTGACTGGGCGGACGGCGATGAAATACCGCTATGAATACTTAGCGGATGACTTTAATACAGAATGCTCCATCAACGATCTCGTGATTCCATGCGCACATGCCCATCTCGACTTGAATACACTCCGAATCCCGTTCCAACTCGGTCCCTCAGTTGCATCGAAGCACGTTGATGCGGATGAGGAGACATCTGATACAACAGAATGGCGTGTCTGTGAGGTCCTGCAACCGAAAATCCTCCGCTCGATCTTCGAGACGACGGAATACGACACCCTATCCATCACGGCGTTCGAGCAAGGCATCATGGATAAGACGATTCCTGTGACCGACAATCAACGTCACTTTTTGAAGACGATCATCAGCAAACGACTCGAGAAACTTCGTCATGGCGTCTAA
- a CDS encoding DUF5592 family protein — protein MQQRQYRIPNEVTTELKINKMLYLYDLLFLVALIIVRLIALPFIPDVLHLPFTCFLVGFGLFLVIRPTTNPEKRMVHVLYYALIKKKDTYTALADRNESSKGA, from the coding sequence ATGCAACAGCGCCAATACCGGATTCCGAACGAAGTCACGACCGAACTGAAAATCAATAAGATGCTCTACCTCTATGATTTACTGTTTCTCGTCGCCTTAATCATCGTCCGGTTGATTGCCCTTCCGTTCATCCCGGACGTCTTGCATCTCCCGTTCACGTGCTTCCTCGTTGGCTTCGGACTCTTTCTCGTTATCCGACCGACGACGAATCCGGAAAAGCGGATGGTCCACGTGCTCTATTACGCACTGATCAAGAAGAAAGATACCTATACGGCGTTGGCCGACCGGAATGAATCTTCGAAAGGAGCGTGA
- a CDS encoding pLS20_p028 family conjugation system transmembrane protein produces MSDAQVIQKLTEFERLFNLNNLVNDALRTVGWIFVRGLSLLIDSLESLTDDILMIKTFFNNSQVVEFVQTIQPFLYVLLAASFVFTGYLIIFQKKFDREGLLINIFISLMILGLLSPTMKQLNDFTDQAVNQVKSGSIYGSEKETISETILKENLNDLVAYDKNDFDNYTENDVKNNVPTKLIKGLQINEVFDSNKLDVSTTGSKLSKSFILWDGSEEVLGELDQSGLDWNNQYYYRYHPNWLTILVTLGVMGFTLFSIAYKLARLSFELAFNYVLAILIAPADLHSGQKTKKVIQSILNTFLVIILIFVSIKLYTIGTAYLADTLDGLAYLIALIAFSAALIDGPNMVERLFGIDAGLKRGWGVALGAYAVGKGTAKVGARVAGQTMKMTSRPATPSVSEAASTKLPPNPPPNGGTPASRPDRSPESVQNPSQAQERTSRPAGPENQQSELVEMPMHGTVQEAQAAAASPESVPHRPDSVTQSTPVLPSTSQSTIPATQPKMSNVSSNEQQVTLPDELEAPETPMTSHQVTQSPQTSTVNRKPLTSSEDSTPFDKTNTSTSAHSVETTENVSPNVTSSSSSSSSPSTSDSQETSSGTQRQRKSIYQTLETTTQKELKHVEQAQTRVTQESSRMYSTDVPRLDPKKE; encoded by the coding sequence ATGTCTGATGCTCAGGTTATCCAGAAACTTACCGAATTCGAACGACTTTTTAACTTAAATAATTTAGTCAACGATGCTTTGCGAACTGTGGGATGGATTTTTGTCAGAGGGCTTTCTTTGTTGATCGATTCACTCGAAAGTCTTACAGATGATATTTTGATGATCAAAACATTTTTTAATAATTCTCAAGTGGTTGAATTCGTTCAGACGATTCAACCTTTTTTGTATGTACTATTAGCCGCTAGCTTTGTTTTTACAGGCTATCTCATCATTTTTCAAAAGAAATTCGATCGAGAAGGGCTTCTTATCAATATTTTCATTTCACTGATGATTTTAGGACTACTCTCACCTACGATGAAACAACTAAATGACTTCACCGATCAAGCAGTCAATCAAGTTAAGAGTGGTAGTATATATGGCTCTGAAAAGGAAACTATATCTGAAACAATACTCAAAGAAAATTTAAACGATTTAGTAGCATACGATAAAAATGACTTTGACAACTATACAGAAAATGACGTAAAAAATAATGTTCCGACCAAATTGATCAAAGGATTACAGATTAATGAGGTGTTCGATAGCAATAAACTAGACGTATCCACTACTGGATCAAAACTTTCAAAATCATTTATCCTTTGGGACGGTAGTGAAGAAGTACTAGGCGAACTCGATCAAAGCGGACTTGATTGGAATAACCAATACTACTATCGTTATCATCCGAACTGGCTGACAATCCTCGTCACGCTCGGGGTGATGGGTTTCACCCTCTTCTCGATTGCCTACAAGCTGGCTCGACTCTCGTTCGAGTTGGCTTTTAATTATGTCTTGGCGATTTTGATAGCACCTGCTGATCTACACAGCGGACAAAAGACGAAGAAGGTCATTCAAAGCATCTTGAACACCTTTCTCGTCATCATTCTGATCTTCGTTTCGATCAAACTCTATACGATTGGAACGGCATACCTGGCCGATACACTGGACGGACTCGCTTATTTGATTGCGTTGATTGCCTTCTCTGCCGCTTTGATTGATGGACCAAACATGGTCGAACGTCTCTTCGGGATTGATGCCGGTCTGAAGCGCGGTTGGGGTGTCGCACTCGGTGCGTATGCTGTCGGGAAAGGAACAGCGAAAGTGGGCGCTCGTGTCGCCGGTCAGACGATGAAGATGACATCACGCCCTGCCACTCCCTCTGTCTCGGAAGCAGCGAGTACGAAATTGCCACCGAACCCGCCACCGAATGGCGGTACACCCGCGAGTCGTCCAGATCGTTCGCCTGAGAGTGTTCAGAATCCATCACAAGCACAAGAGCGGACATCTCGTCCAGCAGGACCAGAGAACCAACAAAGCGAGTTGGTTGAGATGCCAATGCATGGTACGGTGCAAGAGGCTCAGGCTGCAGCAGCATCACCCGAATCTGTTCCACATCGTCCGGACTCTGTCACACAATCAACACCTGTGCTGCCATCGACTTCTCAATCGACAATACCTGCTACGCAACCGAAGATGTCTAATGTGTCGTCGAATGAACAACAGGTTACTTTGCCTGATGAGCTCGAAGCACCTGAAACGCCTATGACATCTCATCAGGTCACACAGTCTCCACAGACTTCTACAGTAAATCGTAAGCCGTTAACGTCTTCAGAGGATTCGACACCATTCGACAAAACGAATACTAGTACGTCCGCTCATTCTGTAGAAACAACAGAGAATGTGTCTCCGAACGTCACATCGTCTAGCTCTTCCAGTAGCTCACCGTCAACCAGTGATTCGCAGGAGACCTCATCCGGAACGCAGCGTCAGCGAAAATCAATCTATCAGACACTCGAGACCACGACACAAAAAGAACTCAAGCATGTCGAACAAGCCCAGACACGTGTGACGCAGGAATCATCCCGAATGTACTCGACGGATGTTCCGCGTCTAGACCCGAAAAAGGAGTGA
- a CDS encoding TrbC/VirB2 family protein, with the protein MGLNETGLSLLQFFQGLAVIAAAIAFVVAGFYFIFGGDRGRSKAVGWLVGGAVGLIIIMGAVTLAEMVNDNIKF; encoded by the coding sequence ATGGGTTTGAATGAGACAGGACTTAGTTTACTTCAGTTCTTTCAGGGGCTGGCCGTCATCGCTGCAGCCATCGCTTTCGTAGTTGCTGGTTTCTACTTCATCTTCGGTGGGGATCGCGGACGATCGAAGGCAGTTGGTTGGCTCGTCGGCGGTGCCGTCGGTCTAATCATCATCATGGGCGCCGTCACGCTAGCTGAGATGGTCAACGACAACATCAAATTCTAA
- a CDS encoding helix-turn-helix domain-containing protein, protein MYRFGEWLRRERLEHGWSQVELAEKTYGEISQAAISAYERNRSIPSILDVQILATACEQTLGSIPWDEFDFRTEKKRNWSNLKQERFDLAELPLADSVRTFDGKIYQLHGRIAIEQESKETQEISQIYYRIRTVVGENQVIAKRKHPDDELIHVSRRKLVHQ, encoded by the coding sequence ATGTACCGATTCGGAGAGTGGTTACGACGAGAGCGTCTGGAACATGGATGGAGTCAGGTAGAGTTAGCAGAGAAAACGTACGGAGAAATCTCGCAGGCGGCAATCAGCGCCTATGAGAGGAATCGTTCGATTCCTTCTATCCTCGATGTTCAAATTCTTGCGACAGCCTGTGAGCAGACGCTAGGATCCATCCCTTGGGATGAATTCGACTTCCGGACAGAGAAGAAACGGAACTGGTCGAACCTCAAGCAAGAACGCTTTGATTTAGCGGAACTACCGTTAGCAGATTCCGTTCGCACGTTCGACGGCAAGATATACCAGCTACATGGTCGTATTGCGATCGAACAAGAGAGCAAGGAGACACAAGAAATCTCGCAGATCTATTACCGGATCCGTACCGTCGTCGGTGAGAATCAGGTCATTGCAAAACGGAAGCATCCGGATGATGAATTGATTCACGTCTCACGCCGTAAACTCGTTCATCAGTAA